The following are encoded in a window of Arthrobacter antioxidans genomic DNA:
- a CDS encoding DUF6707 family protein, producing MDRTGLRAVPAEMLATGDVLALPDGEEAAEITSVGVENDDFGVPALVVATVAGDRRITIATGSMVYVEPADAEIGVSAVAADHGSPEALVAQVAQAHPDSTDIQNVAGRLARGINLKSGSNLQDLHQLALDLFVDEGDTAAALSIADLLAELPFDGNFGRWKWIEGGLAIAAYLTRHDEERSLRYSTAIRAADDAETDPLRAKTSAMYRQRQLNEPNVYDPEILRASTAGRIDVERDWRVLRIGVLLYLRAHGGSETLSRDVLERRIAAELAAVGALNAQLADR from the coding sequence GTGGACAGGACAGGGCTGCGCGCGGTCCCGGCGGAAATGCTGGCGACCGGTGACGTGCTGGCACTCCCCGACGGCGAAGAGGCGGCCGAGATCACCTCGGTCGGGGTCGAGAACGACGACTTCGGTGTGCCCGCGCTCGTCGTCGCGACCGTTGCCGGCGATCGCCGCATCACGATCGCCACGGGCTCGATGGTCTACGTGGAGCCCGCGGACGCCGAGATCGGGGTCTCCGCCGTCGCCGCCGACCACGGATCCCCCGAGGCGCTCGTCGCCCAGGTGGCCCAGGCGCACCCCGACAGCACGGACATCCAGAACGTCGCCGGTCGACTGGCCCGCGGCATCAACCTCAAGTCCGGCAGCAACCTCCAGGACCTGCACCAGCTCGCGCTGGACCTGTTCGTCGACGAGGGCGATACCGCAGCGGCGCTGAGCATCGCCGATCTGCTGGCAGAGCTGCCGTTCGACGGGAACTTCGGCCGCTGGAAGTGGATCGAGGGCGGCCTCGCGATCGCCGCCTACCTCACCCGGCACGACGAGGAACGCTCCCTCCGGTACTCGACGGCGATCCGTGCCGCCGACGACGCCGAGACGGACCCGCTGCGCGCCAAGACCAGCGCCATGTACCGGCAGCGGCAGCTCAACGAACCCAATGTCTACGACCCCGAGATCCTCCGTGCCTCGACCGCCGGGCGGATCGACGTCGAACGCGACTGGCGCGTGCTCCGCATCGGTGTGCTGCTGTACCTGAGGGCCCACGGCGGCTCGGAGACGCTGAGCAGGGACGTGCTGGAGCGTCGCATCGCCGCGGAGCTTGCCGCGGTCGGCGCGCTCAACGCCCAGCTCGCCGACCGGTAG
- a CDS encoding NUDIX hydrolase family protein, with product MNVRTPDPNPGWLSEDDLYEARRRLPMVYVEAIPVRCDTLGYVNEVGLLLQASDQGEMVRTFVSGRVMYRETIRAALLRHLEKDLGPLALPQLPPSPVPFTIAEYFPSPSETGLTDDRQHAVALAYLIPVTGECNPRQDALELSWLTPSEALSPSIQAEFSGGRADLLRQAMAHAGWGR from the coding sequence ATGAACGTTCGCACCCCTGACCCCAACCCGGGCTGGCTCTCCGAAGATGACCTGTACGAGGCCCGCCGACGCCTCCCGATGGTGTACGTGGAGGCGATCCCCGTCCGGTGCGACACCCTCGGCTACGTGAACGAGGTGGGGCTGCTGCTGCAGGCCAGTGATCAGGGCGAGATGGTGCGCACCTTCGTCTCCGGCCGCGTCATGTATCGGGAGACCATCCGGGCGGCGCTGCTGCGCCACCTCGAGAAGGACCTCGGGCCGCTGGCACTGCCCCAGCTGCCGCCGTCGCCCGTCCCCTTCACGATCGCCGAGTACTTCCCCTCCCCCTCGGAGACGGGGCTCACCGACGACCGCCAGCACGCCGTCGCCCTCGCCTACCTCATCCCCGTCACGGGCGAGTGCAACCCGCGCCAGGACGCGCTGGAGCTGTCCTGGCTCACGCCGTCCGAGGCGTTGAGCCCGTCGATCCAGGCCGAGTTCTCGGGCGGGCGCGCGGACCTGCTGCGCCAGGCCATGGCCCATGCCGGCTGGGGCCGCTGA
- a CDS encoding GDSL-type esterase/lipase family protein gives MFKMKRLGAVAVTTFVLCSGVGALAPPARAVVPPVAAPMVLVAGYTVDGQTYIKWNANRALLGNPLGNKSCDGISCSQRFQKGSVIWTQKTGARIVLDDAMGARYAATGWTRGFLGFPTGDAGGLSVRGGKLQHFQNGYIYWSPATGAHAVFGGIKGYYAANQYERGFLGYPTSGETAVPNGIRQDFEGGKVFWSKGRITTTTNGSIQTYYEQRGGALSFLGLPTGNKTAWKGGYSQSFERGHVTWLPATGVQSVFGGIKGYYAANGYERGFLGYPTSGETAVPNGVRQDFQGGKVFWSKGQLFTTTNGSIQTYYEQKGGAQSSLGLPMGNKTAWQGGYYQRFQGGMILWGPTTGVRSIDTGHFTTLESNFAKYGWPTGDTWKDGAGTHTRFQKGVITTNVPVAPPATPPATPPSSVYPFTPVTATATSVVLYGDSQLDGDSWSEQGARAMGFTDQASHLAYGGMGYSTASVVAGGTGWTAVQNGRMPFPGGTPGVVLVSLGGNDATSGKPDAQVIADSTALWAKLKLMYPNSRIIVNGVMSRSDDSHVQRRHLDEVLAANAARQGVTFISVAGLASAANAEYLDNVHMSQEGHNAVARLYTAKLAAALGR, from the coding sequence ATGTTCAAGATGAAGCGGCTCGGGGCTGTGGCTGTGACGACCTTCGTCCTGTGTTCGGGGGTCGGGGCTCTTGCACCTCCCGCGCGGGCGGTCGTCCCGCCCGTCGCCGCACCCATGGTCCTGGTCGCGGGCTACACCGTCGATGGCCAGACCTACATCAAGTGGAACGCCAACCGCGCCCTGCTCGGCAACCCCCTCGGGAACAAGAGCTGTGACGGGATCAGCTGCTCCCAGCGCTTCCAGAAGGGGTCCGTCATCTGGACCCAGAAGACCGGCGCGCGGATCGTGCTCGACGACGCCATGGGTGCCCGGTACGCGGCCACCGGGTGGACCAGGGGCTTCCTGGGCTTCCCCACCGGCGACGCCGGCGGGCTCTCCGTCCGTGGCGGGAAACTCCAGCACTTCCAGAACGGGTACATCTACTGGTCGCCTGCGACCGGAGCCCATGCCGTCTTCGGGGGCATCAAGGGCTACTACGCCGCGAACCAGTACGAGCGCGGCTTCCTGGGCTATCCCACGTCCGGGGAGACCGCCGTGCCGAACGGTATCCGGCAGGACTTCGAGGGCGGGAAGGTGTTCTGGTCCAAGGGCCGGATCACCACCACCACCAACGGCAGCATCCAGACCTACTACGAGCAGAGAGGCGGCGCCCTCTCCTTCCTGGGCCTGCCGACCGGCAACAAGACCGCCTGGAAGGGCGGGTACTCCCAGAGCTTCGAGAGGGGGCACGTGACCTGGTTGCCCGCGACCGGAGTCCAGAGCGTCTTCGGCGGCATCAAGGGCTACTACGCAGCCAATGGGTACGAGCGCGGTTTCCTGGGCTATCCCACCTCCGGGGAGACCGCCGTCCCGAACGGTGTCCGGCAGGACTTCCAGGGCGGGAAGGTGTTCTGGTCCAAGGGGCAGCTCTTCACCACCACCAACGGCAGCATCCAGACCTACTACGAGCAGAAGGGCGGCGCCCAGTCCTCCCTCGGCCTGCCGATGGGCAACAAGACCGCCTGGCAGGGTGGGTACTACCAGCGCTTCCAGGGGGGGATGATCCTGTGGGGTCCGACCACCGGTGTGAGGAGCATCGACACCGGGCACTTCACCACGCTGGAGAGCAACTTCGCCAAGTACGGCTGGCCGACGGGTGACACCTGGAAGGACGGGGCCGGTACCCACACCCGGTTCCAGAAAGGCGTCATCACGACGAACGTGCCGGTTGCCCCACCGGCCACGCCCCCGGCGACCCCGCCGTCCTCCGTCTACCCCTTCACCCCGGTCACGGCCACCGCGACGTCGGTGGTGCTCTACGGTGACTCGCAGCTCGACGGTGACTCCTGGAGCGAGCAGGGGGCCCGTGCCATGGGCTTCACCGATCAGGCCTCACACCTCGCCTACGGAGGGATGGGCTACTCGACCGCCAGCGTCGTGGCCGGCGGAACGGGCTGGACCGCGGTCCAGAACGGCAGGATGCCGTTCCCGGGTGGCACTCCGGGCGTGGTGCTCGTCTCCCTCGGCGGCAACGACGCGACGTCGGGGAAGCCGGACGCGCAGGTCATCGCCGACAGCACGGCCCTGTGGGCCAAGCTGAAGCTGATGTACCCGAACAGCAGGATCATCGTCAACGGGGTCATGTCCCGCAGCGATGATTCGCACGTCCAGCGCCGTCACCTCGATGAAGTACTCGCAGCCAACGCCGCGAGGCAGGGCGTCACCTTCATCTCCGTCGCAGGCCTCGCCAGTGCGGCCAACGCCGAGTACCTCGACAACGTCCACATGTCGCAGGAGGGGCACAACGCGGTCGCCCGGCTGTACACCGCGAAGCTCGCGGCCGCTCTGGGGCGGTAG
- a CDS encoding VOC family protein — protein MLRVRPLVHTPDLPGAARFLQALGLAPAQDPAPNGSYAVFDAGSGRVALHACVPGRAEDGTTDLAFDVADVREFARRTAEAGARVTVELSDEGHGVTARITAPDGLSFLADAGPRETGAPPSPLAVLALWYTPRVGRAVRVLEDIGAKPGTSSAAATRHDFRAKNGGLVAVRTDARTRAELAFEYDGDVRDLVRDLTAGGFEPVVTDESHGRSLRVRSPWGAEVRIDEWQRDSAVH, from the coding sequence ATGCTCCGCGTCCGCCCCCTCGTCCACACGCCGGACCTTCCCGGTGCGGCCCGCTTCCTGCAGGCACTCGGCCTTGCCCCGGCGCAGGACCCCGCACCGAACGGCTCCTACGCCGTGTTCGACGCCGGGAGCGGCCGCGTGGCCCTCCACGCCTGCGTGCCGGGCCGTGCGGAGGACGGCACCACGGACCTCGCGTTCGACGTCGCCGATGTGCGGGAATTCGCTCGCCGGACGGCGGAGGCGGGTGCACGGGTGACCGTCGAGCTCTCCGACGAGGGCCACGGCGTCACCGCCCGCATCACCGCGCCGGACGGGCTGTCCTTCCTCGCCGACGCCGGGCCGCGCGAGACGGGGGCGCCGCCGTCCCCGCTCGCGGTCCTCGCCCTCTGGTACACGCCCCGGGTGGGACGGGCCGTGAGGGTGCTGGAAGACATCGGGGCGAAGCCCGGGACCAGCTCCGCCGCCGCTACCCGGCATGACTTCCGGGCGAAGAACGGAGGCCTCGTGGCAGTCCGTACCGACGCACGGACTAGAGCGGAGCTCGCCTTCGAGTACGACGGCGACGTGCGGGACCTGGTCCGGGACCTCACGGCCGGCGGTTTCGAGCCCGTGGTGACCGACGAGAGCCACGGACGGTCGCTGCGCGTCCGCTCCCCCTGGGGCGCGGAGGTCCGGATCGACGAGTGGCAGCGGGACTCCGCGGTGCACTGA
- a CDS encoding YdeI/OmpD-associated family protein: MKAELPELLLPDAPAWRAWLEENHASSPGVWLIEHKKGGTTTQLTYPQALDEALCFGWIDGQAKSRDEGTYLQRFTPRSPRSIWSVRNQGYIERLRAEGRMREAGERAVAAAQADGRWDRAYSGPANAEMPPELTIAIEADAAALATFRTLSSQNRYAMIFRLSQLKTDAAKERNITKFVAMLARGETLYPQGRGSTTSD, from the coding sequence ATGAAGGCCGAGCTTCCCGAACTCCTCCTGCCCGACGCCCCCGCATGGCGGGCCTGGCTGGAGGAGAACCACGCCTCCTCGCCCGGCGTCTGGCTGATCGAGCACAAGAAGGGCGGGACGACGACGCAGCTCACCTACCCGCAGGCCCTCGACGAGGCGCTGTGCTTCGGCTGGATCGACGGCCAGGCGAAGTCCCGCGACGAGGGCACCTACCTGCAGCGCTTCACGCCGCGCAGCCCCCGGAGCATCTGGTCCGTGCGCAACCAGGGCTACATCGAGCGGCTCCGCGCCGAGGGCCGCATGCGGGAGGCGGGGGAGCGGGCAGTGGCGGCGGCGCAGGCCGACGGCCGGTGGGATCGGGCGTACTCGGGCCCGGCGAACGCCGAGATGCCGCCCGAACTCACGATCGCGATCGAGGCCGACGCCGCCGCGCTCGCCACCTTCCGCACCCTGTCCTCGCAGAACCGCTACGCCATGATCTTCCGGCTGTCCCAGCTGAAGACGGACGCGGCGAAGGAACGCAATATCACGAAGTTCGTCGCCATGCTGGCGCGAGGGGAGACGCTCTACCCCCAGGGGAGGGGCTCGACGACGAGCGACTGA
- a CDS encoding saccharopine dehydrogenase family protein, whose protein sequence is MENQPRDHDLVIYGATGFVGELIAAYLATHAPAGLRIGLAGRSTARLEAARSRLPAAAHDWPLIEADSEDADSIAALSESTRVLFTTVGPYAKYGLPVVEACARAGTHYGDLTGEVSFVREAIDRCDALARTSGARIVHSCGYDSVPSDLAVLLLHRAAEADGAGALTEVQLVATAKGGISGGTLDSMRVQLDGMRSSAALRSLIADPYALSPDRGQEPTTPQPADAGPVRRSGDGLWTAPFVMAAANTRIVRRSNALQGWAYGRSLRYGEVMGVARGPVGAVLAGATALGLGAFAGAMAFPATRRLLDRVLPAPGTGPSAGTRSKGWFRSQVTAGTEGGHRYRAIAAGPGDPGYAATAVMAGETALALVLDGDRLPPGSGSLTPATALGDVLVQRLRAAGHTYEVTRLA, encoded by the coding sequence ATGGAGAACCAACCGCGCGATCACGACCTCGTCATCTACGGAGCGACAGGCTTTGTCGGCGAACTGATCGCCGCCTACCTCGCGACGCACGCCCCGGCAGGCCTGCGGATCGGGCTCGCGGGCCGGTCGACGGCCAGGCTCGAAGCGGCCCGGTCGCGCCTGCCGGCCGCGGCGCACGACTGGCCCCTCATCGAGGCGGATTCGGAGGATGCGGACTCGATCGCCGCCCTGTCGGAAAGCACCCGGGTGCTCTTCACCACCGTCGGCCCCTACGCGAAGTACGGGCTGCCCGTCGTCGAGGCCTGTGCGCGGGCGGGCACCCACTACGGCGACCTGACGGGCGAGGTCTCCTTCGTCCGCGAGGCGATCGACCGCTGCGACGCCCTGGCCCGGACGAGCGGCGCCCGGATCGTGCACTCGTGCGGCTACGACTCCGTGCCGTCCGATCTGGCGGTCCTGCTGCTCCACCGGGCGGCGGAGGCCGACGGCGCCGGCGCGCTGACCGAGGTCCAGCTCGTCGCGACGGCCAAGGGCGGCATCAGTGGAGGCACGCTCGATTCGATGCGCGTGCAGCTCGACGGGATGCGGTCGAGCGCCGCGCTGCGGTCCCTCATCGCCGACCCCTACGCCCTCAGCCCGGACCGTGGACAGGAGCCGACGACGCCGCAGCCGGCGGACGCCGGCCCGGTGCGCCGCTCCGGCGACGGACTGTGGACCGCGCCCTTCGTCATGGCCGCAGCCAACACCCGGATCGTGCGCCGCAGCAACGCCCTGCAGGGTTGGGCCTATGGCCGCTCGCTGCGCTACGGCGAGGTGATGGGCGTGGCCCGCGGCCCGGTGGGGGCGGTCCTCGCCGGGGCGACGGCGCTCGGACTCGGCGCGTTCGCCGGTGCGATGGCGTTCCCGGCGACCCGGCGCCTGCTCGACCGCGTGCTGCCGGCTCCGGGAACGGGCCCGAGTGCCGGCACGCGGAGCAAGGGCTGGTTCCGTTCCCAGGTGACCGCCGGCACCGAGGGCGGGCACCGGTACCGGGCGATCGCCGCCGGCCCGGGCGATCCGGGCTATGCCGCGACCGCCGTCATGGCCGGTGAGACGGCACTGGCCCTGGTGCTGGACGGCGACCGGCTCCCGCCGGGGAGCGGTTCGCTGACGCCCGCCACCGCGCTCGGCGATGTGCTCGTGCAACGGCTCCGTGCGGCCGGGCACACCTACGAGGTGACCCGGCTGGCCTGA
- a CDS encoding glycoside hydrolase family 76 protein produces the protein MPIPDDAAAAAAHSVRHLFARRSLRVPGTRLAAVAVPAPTGPRSHWHYWWQAHYLDCLLDEHRRDAGTGALLEARKLARGIWLRNGGRWRNAYYDDMAWLALALQRLDALDGRRSPRRRVRVLGDALRSAHTSDLGGGVYWNTARDYKNTPSTAPAALFFARAGETGRAQELLDWLRERLFDAGSGLYLDGVRADGRVERSLHTYNQGTVLGALVAVGGPAGLRHAADLAAAVAREVADDDGVLPLAATGDAGLFTGILARYLALAAAAPIGASAATEVRAVLDATAEHVWAGRRTDASGMLVFPPGQDGPVSLSSQLQAWMILEAASAVRAQEGPPAGG, from the coding sequence ATGCCCATTCCCGACGACGCCGCCGCCGCGGCGGCCCACAGCGTCCGGCACCTGTTCGCCCGGCGGTCCCTGCGGGTGCCGGGAACGCGACTCGCGGCGGTCGCCGTCCCGGCACCGACCGGCCCCCGGAGCCACTGGCACTACTGGTGGCAGGCGCACTACCTCGACTGCCTGCTGGACGAGCACCGGCGTGATGCCGGGACGGGTGCGCTGCTCGAGGCCCGGAAGCTCGCCCGCGGCATCTGGCTGAGGAACGGCGGCCGCTGGCGCAACGCCTACTACGACGACATGGCCTGGCTCGCGCTCGCCCTGCAGCGCCTGGACGCGCTGGACGGACGGCGTAGCCCGCGGCGCCGCGTGCGGGTGCTCGGTGACGCACTCCGCTCGGCGCACACCTCGGACCTCGGCGGCGGTGTCTACTGGAACACCGCGCGCGACTACAAGAACACCCCGAGCACGGCCCCCGCCGCCCTCTTCTTCGCGCGGGCCGGAGAGACCGGGCGGGCGCAGGAGCTGCTCGACTGGCTGAGGGAGCGCCTGTTCGACGCCGGGAGCGGCCTCTACCTCGACGGCGTCAGGGCCGACGGCCGGGTGGAGCGCTCGCTGCACACGTACAACCAGGGCACGGTCCTCGGCGCGCTGGTGGCCGTCGGTGGACCGGCCGGGCTGCGGCACGCGGCCGATCTCGCCGCGGCGGTGGCCCGGGAGGTCGCCGACGACGACGGCGTGCTGCCGCTGGCGGCCACAGGGGACGCCGGCCTCTTCACGGGGATCCTCGCACGCTACCTCGCGCTGGCCGCCGCGGCGCCGATCGGCGCATCCGCAGCGACGGAGGTCCGGGCCGTCCTCGACGCGACGGCGGAGCACGTCTGGGCCGGCCGCCGCACGGACGCTTCCGGGATGCTCGTCTTCCCGCCCGGGCAGGACGGCCCGGTGAGCCTGTCCTCCCAGCTCCAGGCCTGGATGATCCTGGAGGCCGCGAGTGCGGTCCGCGCCCAGGAGGGGCCACCCGCCGGCGGGTGA
- a CDS encoding SDR family NAD(P)-dependent oxidoreductase, whose product MDIRGAVALVTGGASGLGFATARRLVDDGAAVVLVDLPQSAGAHAAAELDPRGERVRFVAADVADPTQVQAAVDAAAGLGPLRIVVNCAGIATPGKVLGRDGVLPLEQFARVITVNLVGTFNVIRLAAEAMAATPTVTGLGGSDERGVIINTASVAAFDGQIGQPAYAASKGGVAAMTLPLAREFARSLIRVVTIAPGIFETPMMAGLPQEAQDSLGAQVPHPSRLGKPVEYAALAAHIVGNQMLNGETIRLDGAIRMAPR is encoded by the coding sequence ATGGACATCAGGGGAGCAGTGGCCCTCGTCACCGGTGGTGCCTCCGGGCTCGGGTTCGCGACGGCCCGCCGGCTGGTCGACGACGGCGCGGCCGTGGTGCTCGTGGACCTGCCGCAGTCCGCCGGCGCGCATGCTGCCGCGGAGCTGGACCCGCGCGGCGAGCGGGTGCGTTTCGTCGCCGCCGACGTCGCCGATCCCACCCAGGTCCAGGCCGCCGTCGACGCCGCCGCGGGCCTCGGACCGCTGCGGATCGTGGTCAACTGCGCCGGGATCGCCACGCCGGGGAAGGTCCTCGGGCGCGACGGCGTCCTGCCGCTCGAGCAGTTCGCCCGGGTGATCACCGTCAACCTCGTGGGCACCTTCAACGTCATCCGGCTCGCCGCCGAAGCCATGGCAGCCACCCCCACCGTCACGGGCCTCGGCGGCTCCGACGAGCGCGGCGTCATCATCAACACCGCGTCCGTCGCGGCGTTCGACGGCCAGATCGGGCAGCCGGCCTACGCCGCGTCGAAGGGCGGGGTCGCGGCCATGACGCTGCCCCTCGCCCGCGAGTTCGCGCGGTCGCTGATCCGCGTGGTCACGATCGCCCCCGGGATCTTCGAGACGCCCATGATGGCCGGTCTCCCGCAGGAGGCCCAGGATTCCCTCGGGGCCCAGGTGCCGCACCCCTCGCGGCTCGGCAAGCCCGTCGAGTACGCGGCGCTCGCCGCGCACATCGTCGGGAACCAGATGCTCAACGGCGAGACGATCCGCCTCGACGGTGCCATCCGCATGGCGCCGAGATAG
- a CDS encoding acyl-CoA dehydrogenase family protein, translated as MTSQLPTADFLGFESLLSARERSKLQDVRDFLDKEVSPRAVDWWNRAEFPHEILPKLAALQLSTPVQQGYSHLFSGLVIAEMTRADTSIATFFMVHHDLFVEALHTFGSAEQKARLLQDAMDLSITGAFALTEPLHGSDVAGGMATTATRDGDTWLINGAKRWIGNGTFCDYMLLWARDTDTGGVRGFILDATLPGVTRTVIGNKTALRTVQNADITLTDVRVDEADRFAGIASFEDTRQLLLGSRILVGWQAVGQQLAAFDVARQYAVERHQFGRPIAGFQLVQDQLVTMMGNTTASLGVMSRIAQLQEQGASDMPQAAFAKSFTTARMRETVALGRGILGGNGIVTDFSMAKIFADAEAVYTYEGSYEINSLIVGRALTGISAFA; from the coding sequence ATGACGAGCCAGCTGCCCACCGCCGATTTCCTCGGCTTCGAATCCCTCCTCTCCGCCCGCGAGCGCTCGAAGCTGCAGGACGTCCGGGACTTCCTGGACAAGGAGGTCTCGCCCCGCGCCGTCGACTGGTGGAACAGGGCCGAGTTCCCGCACGAGATCCTCCCGAAGCTGGCGGCCCTGCAGCTCAGCACGCCCGTGCAGCAGGGCTACAGCCATCTGTTCAGCGGACTCGTGATCGCCGAGATGACGCGCGCGGACACGTCGATCGCGACGTTCTTCATGGTCCACCACGACCTCTTCGTCGAGGCCCTGCACACCTTCGGCAGCGCGGAGCAGAAGGCGCGGCTCCTGCAGGACGCCATGGACCTGAGTATCACCGGGGCGTTCGCGCTCACCGAGCCGCTGCACGGCTCCGACGTCGCCGGCGGCATGGCGACCACCGCCACGCGCGACGGCGACACCTGGCTCATCAACGGCGCGAAGCGGTGGATCGGCAACGGGACGTTCTGCGACTACATGCTCCTGTGGGCGCGCGACACGGACACAGGGGGCGTGCGGGGCTTCATCCTCGACGCCACCCTGCCCGGGGTGACGCGCACGGTCATCGGGAACAAGACCGCGCTGCGGACGGTCCAGAACGCGGACATCACCCTGACCGACGTGCGCGTCGACGAGGCCGACCGCTTCGCCGGCATCGCGTCCTTCGAGGACACGCGGCAGCTCCTGCTCGGCTCCCGGATCCTCGTCGGCTGGCAGGCCGTCGGCCAGCAGCTGGCCGCGTTCGACGTCGCCCGGCAGTACGCCGTGGAGCGGCACCAGTTCGGCCGCCCGATCGCGGGCTTCCAGCTCGTCCAGGACCAGCTGGTCACGATGATGGGCAACACGACGGCGAGCCTCGGCGTCATGAGCCGCATCGCCCAGCTGCAGGAGCAGGGCGCGTCCGACATGCCGCAGGCCGCCTTCGCCAAGTCCTTCACCACGGCCCGGATGCGCGAGACGGTGGCGCTCGGGCGGGGCATCCTCGGCGGGAACGGGATCGTGACGGACTTCTCCATGGCGAAGATCTTCGCCGACGCGGAGGCCGTCTACACCTACGAGGGGTCCTACGAGATCAACAGCCTGATCGTGGGCAGGGCGCTGACGGGCATCTCGGCCTTCGCCTGA
- the murJ gene encoding murein biosynthesis integral membrane protein MurJ, whose amino-acid sequence MSVSRAAVVVTALTAVSTIFGFVRDVVIAAVFGAGPSLDAYLVAQGLMNVVLGLVAYAMARSVTPVIAREVAAEGPRCRGHRSFDTAITVTMVVLGLGAVVVGILAGPVTAVLAPGFEGEQAELTVTLTRIVLVATVLIAGTDLLAAVAQAHGRVVWSSLQGVPFNIIMIGAAGLFGPQYGIQALAVGFVVGSAARLALQLPPLRALGLRIRPRWELRNPGFVEIARLMPPLLVGSAIANVNSLVDRAVGSTLGDGAITALSYGWRLVNLPETLLIASLLVPLYPALGAAAGNVPEVRRLVSRGLSVTVTILVPLTLVLMVAALPLSLVAYGRGEFTADDAGTTAVAVFWYAPALVAMGVRQVMVSTSYALGDSRAPVLVSLAAMAINVVGDILLAPLMGVAGIALATTASLVVAAVANAWLLARRHAAVEIRPALALVARAAVLGTAAALGGAAVLTATDGASPLVQGALVGTVILGVYVAGLVVVRAPERLVPLEMLRAARRR is encoded by the coding sequence GTGAGCGTCTCGCGTGCCGCCGTCGTGGTGACCGCCCTGACGGCCGTCTCCACCATCTTCGGCTTCGTGCGCGACGTCGTCATCGCCGCGGTCTTCGGAGCGGGGCCGTCCCTCGACGCCTACCTGGTGGCGCAGGGACTCATGAACGTCGTGCTGGGTCTGGTGGCGTACGCCATGGCCCGATCCGTCACCCCCGTCATCGCACGCGAGGTCGCCGCCGAAGGGCCGCGGTGCCGGGGGCACCGCAGTTTCGACACCGCCATCACCGTGACCATGGTGGTCCTCGGGCTGGGCGCCGTCGTCGTGGGGATCCTCGCCGGTCCCGTGACGGCAGTGCTGGCACCGGGCTTCGAGGGCGAGCAGGCAGAACTCACCGTCACCCTGACGAGGATCGTGCTGGTGGCGACCGTCCTGATCGCCGGCACGGATCTCCTGGCCGCCGTCGCGCAGGCCCACGGCAGGGTGGTCTGGTCCTCGCTGCAGGGGGTCCCGTTCAACATCATCATGATCGGGGCTGCCGGACTCTTCGGACCGCAGTACGGTATCCAGGCGCTCGCCGTCGGCTTCGTGGTGGGATCCGCAGCGCGACTGGCGCTGCAGCTGCCGCCCCTGCGCGCGCTCGGGCTGCGCATCCGACCCCGGTGGGAGCTGCGGAATCCGGGGTTCGTGGAGATCGCGCGGCTCATGCCACCACTGCTCGTGGGAAGCGCCATCGCCAACGTCAATTCGCTCGTGGACCGGGCGGTCGGCTCGACCCTGGGGGACGGCGCCATCACGGCCCTGTCCTACGGCTGGCGCCTCGTCAACCTGCCGGAGACCCTGCTCATCGCATCCCTCCTCGTCCCGCTCTACCCGGCGCTCGGGGCCGCCGCCGGCAATGTGCCGGAGGTCAGGCGCCTCGTGTCCCGTGGACTGTCCGTCACCGTCACGATCCTGGTACCGCTGACCCTCGTGCTGATGGTGGCGGCGCTGCCGCTCTCGCTCGTCGCGTACGGACGCGGGGAGTTCACCGCCGACGACGCCGGCACCACCGCTGTCGCGGTCTTCTGGTACGCACCTGCGCTCGTCGCGATGGGGGTGCGGCAGGTGATGGTCAGTACGTCCTACGCGCTCGGTGATTCACGCGCCCCGGTGCTCGTGTCACTCGCCGCCATGGCCATCAACGTCGTCGGGGACATCCTGCTCGCACCGCTGATGGGCGTGGCAGGCATCGCCCTGGCGACGACGGCCTCGCTCGTCGTCGCGGCCGTCGCCAATGCCTGGCTCCTCGCGCGCCGGCACGCGGCGGTGGAGATCCGGCCGGCCCTCGCCCTCGTGGCACGCGCCGCGGTGCTCGGTACTGCTGCCGCCCTGGGCGGAGCAGCGGTCCTGACGGCCACCGACGGCGCCTCACCCCTCGTCCAGGGCGCCCTGGTCGGCACCGTGATCCTCGGCGTGTACGTGGCCGGCCTCGTCGTCGTCCGTGCGCCCGAGCGGCTCGTGCCCCTCGAGATGCTGCGGGCGGCGCGGCGACGGTAG